CAGACGTCGTACTCATTGGCGCCGGCATCATGAGCGCAACACTGGGAACATTTCTCAAGGGGTTACAGCCAGACTGGCAGATAAACATCTACGAACGCCTTGCCGATGTAGCCGCCGAAAGTTCCGATGCATGGAATAATGCAGGTACCGGCCACTCAGCCCTGTGCGAACTCAACTATACACCTGAGCTAAAAGACGGCACAGTTGAAGTATCCAAAGCCATCAAAATCATCGAGCAGTTCGAGCTGTCCAAACAGTTTTGGGCCTCACTTGTTGACGCCGGCATGATTTCTGACCCTAGCGAATTCATCCGCAGCGTTCCTCACATGAGTCTCGTGCGCGGTGAAAAGGATGTAGATTTCCTACGCAAACGCTACCATGCCCTGCAACAATACCGTCTGTTTCAGGACATGCTCTACACCGAAGACAAACAACAAATCAGCCAGTGGGTACCCCTTATGATGCAAGGGCGGGACAACAGTGAGCCCGTTGCCGTCACTTGGTCAGACCTTGGTACCGACGTAAACTATGGCTCTTTAAGCCGCCTCTTAATCAACAACCTTACCGAACACGGTTGTCACCTGCATCTTCAGCACGAAATTATTGACCTCCGGCAGGAAAGTGGCCGCTGGTTGCTTGATATCAGAGACCTCTCTACCAATACCCGTCAGCAGATATCTGCTCGTTTTGTATTTATCGGTGCTGGTGGTGGTTCCTTGCGTTTGCTGCAGAAAAGCCAAATCAATGTCAGCAAGGGCTACGGCGGCTTTCCTGTATCCGGACAATGGCTAGTGTGTAAAAACCCTGAAATCGTCCGCCGCCATAATGCCAAAGTC
This portion of the Snodgrassella alvi genome encodes:
- the mqo gene encoding malate dehydrogenase (quinone), whose translation is MKNTKCDSSADVVLIGAGIMSATLGTFLKGLQPDWQINIYERLADVAAESSDAWNNAGTGHSALCELNYTPELKDGTVEVSKAIKIIEQFELSKQFWASLVDAGMISDPSEFIRSVPHMSLVRGEKDVDFLRKRYHALQQYRLFQDMLYTEDKQQISQWVPLMMQGRDNSEPVAVTWSDLGTDVNYGSLSRLLINNLTEHGCHLHLQHEIIDLRQESGRWLLDIRDLSTNTRQQISARFVFIGAGGGSLRLLQKSQINVSKGYGGFPVSGQWLVCKNPEIVRRHNAKVYGKASVGAPPMSVPHLDKRVINGEEALLFGPFAGFTTKFLKRGSFKDLFKTLNFANIRPMLTVGMHNLGLEHYLIQQVRLSFADRMKELRTFYPEARDEDWQLAIAGNRVQVIKNDPHKGGVLQFGTELVKSADGTLAALLGASPGASTSVSIMLELLEHCFPAQVAGDWSATLHKWIPSYGQKLEHNPELVQRIRDWTLKSLGLHIPDRHTPTQPVHS